The following are from one region of the Methanoculleus caldifontis genome:
- a CDS encoding PQQ-dependent sugar dehydrogenase, with amino-acid sequence MSRRTVIILVAVAVLALLGVVVAVMLPQGGAAGPLPLDTITLPAGFEIDVYAGNVTGARSLALSPNGTLFVGTRGAGNVYAIPDRDGDGKGDEVILIASGLNSPNGVAFRNGSLYVAEISRILRYDDIEANLEDPPEPAVVSDAFPGDAAHGWKFIAFGPDGKLYVPVGAPCNVCDPEDERFAAIHRMNPDGTELEVYARGVRNTVGFDWHPETGELWFTDNGRDWLGEDVPPDELNRAPEAGMHFGFPYCHGRSIADPQFGTERSCEEFTPPEQELGPHVAALGMRFYDGEQFPEEYANRIFIAEHGSWNRLEPIGYRVMMVALENGTPASYEVFAEGWLQGRDAWGRPVDVEVAGDGSLLVSDDRANAVYRITYAGVTSPSA; translated from the coding sequence ATGTCACGCAGAACCGTTATCATCCTCGTCGCCGTCGCGGTGCTCGCCCTCCTCGGCGTCGTCGTTGCCGTCATGCTGCCGCAGGGAGGCGCCGCCGGCCCTCTGCCGCTCGATACGATCACCCTGCCTGCGGGGTTCGAGATCGACGTCTACGCCGGGAACGTCACCGGGGCGCGATCGCTCGCGCTCTCACCGAACGGGACGCTCTTCGTCGGGACCCGCGGCGCCGGGAACGTCTACGCCATCCCCGACCGCGACGGCGACGGGAAGGGAGACGAGGTGATCCTCATCGCCAGCGGCCTGAACTCTCCGAACGGGGTCGCGTTCCGGAACGGCTCGCTCTACGTCGCCGAAATCAGCCGCATCCTCCGCTACGACGATATCGAGGCGAACCTGGAGGACCCGCCCGAGCCGGCGGTCGTGAGCGACGCCTTCCCCGGTGATGCTGCGCACGGCTGGAAGTTCATCGCCTTCGGCCCCGACGGGAAGCTCTACGTCCCGGTGGGCGCGCCCTGCAACGTCTGCGACCCCGAAGACGAGCGGTTCGCCGCGATCCACCGGATGAACCCCGACGGGACCGAACTCGAGGTCTACGCCCGGGGCGTCCGGAACACGGTCGGGTTCGACTGGCATCCCGAGACCGGCGAACTCTGGTTCACCGACAACGGCCGCGACTGGCTCGGTGAAGACGTCCCGCCCGACGAACTGAACCGGGCACCGGAGGCAGGGATGCACTTTGGGTTCCCCTACTGTCACGGCCGGTCGATCGCCGACCCGCAGTTCGGGACGGAGCGGTCGTGCGAAGAGTTCACGCCCCCCGAGCAGGAGCTCGGCCCGCACGTCGCCGCGCTCGGGATGCGGTTCTATGACGGCGAGCAGTTCCCGGAGGAGTACGCGAACAGGATCTTCATCGCCGAGCATGGTTCCTGGAACAGGCTCGAGCCGATCGGCTACCGGGTGATGATGGTCGCGCTCGAGAACGGCACACCCGCCTCCTACGAGGTCTTCGCCGAGGGCTGGCTCCAGGGGCGGGACGCGTGGGGAAGGCCCGTGGACGTCGAGGTCGCCGGCGACGGCTCGCTCCTGGTCTCCGACGACCGGGCAAACGCCGTCTACCGGATAACCTACGCGGGGGTCACTTCCCCTTCCGCATGA
- a CDS encoding ATP-binding protein, with the protein MKRKIIEIDEEKCTGCGLCIPDCPEGALQVIEGKARLVSDLFCDGLGACIGTCPEGAICVVEREAGPYSEEAVMEKIVPQGEAVIRAHLEHLLGHNEEALYRRAIDYLNAYEIPVPPHGTASAPAACPGSTARSLPAGEAAEAGPAGRIESALRQWPIQLTLANPGAAYFDDADLLVSGDCVPYAYAEFHREFLRDRVPLIFCPKLDADVAGYVTKLADIFSRHTIRSITVLHMEVPCCSGVRHVVDAALERAGKEIPVTEQTITLQGQAVEGSLVRRPGPGAAQRRET; encoded by the coding sequence ATGAAGCGAAAGATCATCGAGATCGACGAGGAGAAGTGTACCGGGTGCGGGCTCTGCATCCCGGACTGCCCGGAGGGAGCGCTCCAGGTCATCGAGGGGAAGGCACGGCTCGTGAGCGACCTCTTCTGCGACGGACTCGGCGCCTGTATCGGGACGTGCCCGGAGGGGGCGATCTGCGTCGTCGAGCGGGAGGCCGGGCCGTACAGCGAGGAGGCGGTGATGGAGAAGATCGTGCCGCAGGGGGAGGCCGTCATCCGGGCGCACCTCGAACACCTCCTCGGCCACAACGAGGAGGCCCTCTACCGCCGGGCGATAGACTACCTGAACGCTTACGAGATCCCGGTTCCGCCGCACGGGACCGCTTCCGCCCCGGCGGCATGCCCGGGCTCCACGGCACGGAGCCTCCCCGCCGGGGAGGCCGCGGAGGCGGGGCCGGCCGGAAGGATCGAGTCGGCACTCCGGCAGTGGCCGATCCAGTTGACGCTCGCAAACCCCGGCGCCGCCTACTTCGACGACGCGGACCTCCTCGTCTCCGGGGACTGTGTCCCGTATGCCTACGCGGAGTTCCACCGGGAGTTCCTGCGGGACAGGGTCCCGCTCATCTTCTGTCCGAAACTGGACGCGGACGTCGCCGGCTACGTCACGAAACTCGCAGATATCTTCTCGCGGCACACCATCCGGTCGATCACGGTCCTGCACATGGAGGTGCCCTGCTGCAGCGGGGTGCGGCACGTCGTGGACGCGGCCCTCGAGCGTGCGGGAAAGGAGATCCCGGTGACCGAACAGACCATCACGCTCCAGGGGCAGGCGGTGGAGGGGAGTCTGGTCCGTCGGCCGGGTCCCGGAGCGGCTCAGCGCCGCGAGACGTAG
- a CDS encoding DUF2179 domain-containing protein, which yields MLGIVPGIDPGVFSLVIVPAFIFLARICDVTIGTMRIIFVSRGMKMIAPVLGFFEVFIWIVAVGQIFQNLTNPLNYFAYAAGFATGNYVGMLVEEKLAMGLALIRIITQRDATNLIDYLRAAGYGVTVLDAQGKQGPGKVIFSVVKRKNIKDVEDAIHEFNPKAFYSIEDVRRAAEGTFPVISPGLTPFHLGRVMRKGK from the coding sequence ATGCTCGGCATCGTCCCGGGTATCGATCCGGGGGTCTTCTCCCTGGTCATCGTCCCGGCATTCATCTTCCTTGCGCGTATCTGCGACGTCACCATCGGGACGATGCGGATCATCTTCGTATCGCGGGGGATGAAGATGATCGCCCCGGTTCTCGGGTTCTTCGAGGTCTTCATCTGGATCGTCGCCGTCGGTCAGATCTTCCAGAACCTCACGAACCCGCTCAATTATTTTGCCTACGCGGCCGGGTTCGCCACCGGGAACTACGTCGGGATGCTTGTCGAGGAGAAACTCGCGATGGGGCTTGCGCTCATCCGGATCATCACCCAGCGCGACGCGACGAACCTCATCGACTATCTCCGGGCCGCGGGCTATGGGGTGACGGTCCTCGACGCCCAGGGGAAGCAGGGGCCGGGCAAGGTCATCTTCTCGGTGGTCAAGAGGAAGAACATCAAGGACGTGGAGGACGCCATCCACGAATTCAACCCCAAGGCGTTCTACTCGATAGAGGACGTCCGGCGGGCGGCGGAGGGGACGTTCCCGGTCATCTCGCCGGGCCTGACCCCGTTCCATCTCGGCAGGGTCATGCGGAAGGGGAAGTGA
- a CDS encoding ferritin family protein — MPEFAHPFSGNNIDRAMSHNELIRAIRYTIAAEFEAIQLYNQMADATDNELAREVLRDIADEEKVHAGEFYRLLIELDPQEKEFYEKGAEEVEEEIEKLRAKE, encoded by the coding sequence ATGCCTGAATTTGCCCACCCGTTTTCCGGAAACAACATCGACCGGGCGATGAGCCACAACGAACTCATCCGCGCCATCCGCTACACGATCGCCGCCGAGTTCGAGGCCATCCAGCTCTATAACCAGATGGCCGACGCCACCGACAACGAACTCGCGCGCGAGGTCTTGCGGGACATCGCGGACGAGGAGAAGGTGCATGCGGGCGAGTTCTACCGCCTGCTCATCGAACTGGACCCCCAGGAGAAGGAGTTTTACGAGAAGGGTGCGGAGGAGGTCGAGGAGGAGATCGAGAAACTCCGGGCGAAGGAGTAG
- a CDS encoding efflux RND transporter permease subunit, translated as MTAAFAHLGRFIARRPYLVAGLVVSLMVFSLYGASSIAMETGLETFVDTDSPEGVLLDRYMGTFGADLVVLIVESDNVRDPEVLRYVDRLEADIADERYVSGTRSLPAAIRPANGGLLPATEAGVAEAIACLPDEIRTRCVPSGTMTLLFVILEPDLSDDAGDRVLATIETLVAVSSPPPGVSVSVSGDPAFDRQMQAAMSREIGTLIGIALALMVIAIGLLFGHVRYRFLPVGIVLCGIVLTFGIIGFFNLRVTSPVIGAFPVIIGLGIDYGVQFHSRFHEEVRDRSLHEAIVATLSHAGPILVAMCTTALGFLALLSSPVPMIRDFGTACLIGVVSCFVLAVLIVPAFFALFGYGKQAAPATPAGTGAIGRYDRFLGNLAVSVAKHPIPVLILFSLIAVAGIQYDGAIGINVDQQSFVPETMPARVSLEKVERAIGGTSTVPVIARGGDILDPEVIGWIDAFGTYETEHRDEIVGHTSIVTLIRGYNGGSIPGTRREIEAAVARIPEATLQHYLSGNTEAVIEFSTADMEMDRTSALVDQVRSDIAWLEPPAGLDLQPTGKPAVYGDLYSGIVLSKNRMTALGLLLIAAFMVLTYRRFDSLAPLLPVVMIIGWNDLIMYALDIANTPLTACLGSMTIGLAMEYTVLILERCREEFDKGADLYDAIREGVTRIGTPVTISGLTTIFGFSAMLASSFSLVSGFGQTTVITIFFSLVGGIVIMPAVAALVLRRAPRASGHESETPAGA; from the coding sequence GTGACGGCGGCGTTCGCGCACCTGGGCCGGTTCATCGCCCGTCGGCCATACCTCGTCGCGGGCCTGGTCGTCTCGCTGATGGTCTTCTCCCTCTACGGCGCATCCTCGATCGCGATGGAGACGGGGCTTGAGACCTTCGTCGATACGGACTCGCCGGAAGGAGTGCTGCTCGACCGCTACATGGGGACCTTCGGGGCCGATCTGGTCGTCCTGATCGTCGAGTCGGATAACGTCCGTGACCCCGAGGTCCTCCGGTACGTCGACCGCCTCGAGGCGGATATTGCCGACGAACGCTACGTGAGCGGGACACGGTCTCTTCCGGCCGCGATACGTCCAGCGAACGGCGGCCTCCTCCCCGCGACGGAGGCCGGCGTCGCCGAGGCGATCGCCTGTCTCCCGGACGAAATACGAACACGCTGCGTCCCGTCGGGAACGATGACGCTCCTCTTCGTCATCCTCGAGCCGGACCTCTCCGACGACGCCGGCGACCGGGTCCTTGCGACCATCGAGACCCTCGTCGCGGTCTCGTCCCCGCCTCCGGGCGTGAGCGTCTCGGTCTCCGGTGATCCAGCGTTCGACAGGCAGATGCAGGCGGCCATGAGCAGGGAGATCGGCACGCTGATCGGGATCGCGCTCGCCCTGATGGTCATCGCGATCGGGCTGCTCTTCGGCCACGTCCGCTACCGCTTCCTCCCCGTGGGGATCGTCCTCTGCGGAATCGTCCTGACGTTCGGGATCATCGGGTTCTTCAACCTCCGGGTGACCTCGCCGGTCATCGGGGCGTTCCCCGTCATCATCGGTCTCGGGATCGACTACGGCGTCCAGTTCCATTCAAGGTTCCACGAGGAGGTCCGGGACAGAAGCCTGCACGAGGCGATCGTCGCGACGCTCTCCCACGCCGGCCCCATCCTGGTCGCCATGTGCACGACCGCTCTCGGCTTTCTGGCCCTCCTCTCCTCCCCGGTCCCGATGATCCGCGACTTCGGGACCGCCTGCCTGATCGGTGTCGTCTCGTGTTTCGTGCTTGCGGTCCTCATCGTCCCCGCCTTCTTCGCGCTCTTTGGCTACGGGAAACAGGCCGCTCCGGCGACTCCCGCAGGGACGGGCGCGATCGGACGCTACGACCGGTTCCTCGGCAACCTCGCGGTGAGCGTGGCAAAGCACCCCATCCCGGTCCTCATCCTCTTCTCGCTCATCGCCGTCGCGGGTATCCAGTACGACGGCGCCATCGGGATCAACGTCGACCAGCAGTCCTTCGTCCCGGAGACGATGCCCGCACGGGTCAGCCTTGAGAAGGTGGAGCGGGCGATAGGGGGGACGTCCACCGTCCCGGTGATCGCGAGAGGCGGGGATATCCTCGACCCGGAGGTCATCGGGTGGATCGATGCGTTCGGGACCTACGAGACGGAGCACCGGGACGAGATTGTCGGTCATACCAGCATCGTCACCCTGATCCGGGGCTACAACGGCGGGTCGATCCCCGGAACCCGGCGGGAGATCGAGGCGGCCGTTGCGCGTATCCCGGAGGCGACCCTGCAACACTATCTCAGCGGGAACACGGAGGCGGTGATCGAGTTCTCGACGGCCGATATGGAGATGGACCGGACAAGCGCCCTCGTCGACCAGGTCCGGAGCGACATCGCGTGGCTCGAGCCGCCGGCAGGACTCGACCTCCAGCCCACCGGAAAGCCTGCGGTCTACGGGGACCTTTATTCCGGCATCGTCCTCTCCAAGAACCGGATGACCGCCCTCGGCCTCCTCCTGATAGCCGCGTTCATGGTTCTCACTTACCGCAGGTTCGACTCCCTCGCGCCGCTCCTCCCCGTCGTCATGATCATCGGGTGGAACGACCTCATCATGTACGCTCTCGATATCGCGAACACGCCGCTCACGGCGTGTCTCGGTTCGATGACCATCGGCCTTGCGATGGAGTACACGGTCCTCATCCTCGAGCGGTGCCGGGAGGAGTTCGACAAGGGCGCCGACCTCTACGATGCCATCCGCGAGGGTGTGACCCGGATCGGAACTCCCGTCACCATATCGGGGCTGACGACGATATTCGGGTTCTCGGCCATGCTCGCGTCCTCGTTCTCTCTGGTATCGGGCTTTGGGCAGACGACCGTGATCACGATCTTCTTCTCGCTCGTCGGCGGGATCGTCATCATGCCCGCGGTCGCCGCCCTGGTGCTGCGCAGGGCTCCACGAGCCTCCGGGCACGAGAGCGAGACCCCGGCCGGGGCGTAA
- a CDS encoding DNA-3-methyladenine glycosylase: MILPPAFYERDTVAVAGDLLGCLLVHREAAGTTMGWIVETEAYLRDDPAAHSFRGETARNRAMFGPAGHAYVYRIYGLHTCVNIVTGQEGVGEAVLVRALEPVAGIELMRERRGTDDPLALCSGPGKLTQALGITMSLDRTSLSEGPLQVRSPGSLPGRRPEGWPGEVVQTTRVGITKAADLPLRFYLRGSRYVSRR, translated from the coding sequence ATGATCCTTCCACCTGCATTCTACGAACGGGATACCGTCGCCGTCGCAGGGGACCTCCTCGGGTGCCTGCTCGTCCACCGCGAGGCGGCGGGGACGACGATGGGCTGGATCGTCGAGACCGAGGCCTACCTCCGCGACGACCCGGCAGCCCACTCATTCCGGGGCGAGACGGCGAGGAACCGGGCGATGTTCGGGCCGGCCGGGCATGCCTACGTCTACCGGATTTACGGCCTGCACACCTGCGTCAACATCGTGACCGGACAGGAGGGCGTGGGGGAGGCGGTCCTCGTCCGGGCACTCGAACCGGTTGCCGGGATAGAACTGATGCGAGAGCGGCGGGGGACGGACGACCCGCTCGCGCTCTGTAGCGGCCCCGGAAAACTGACGCAGGCGCTCGGCATCACGATGAGCCTCGACAGGACCTCCCTCTCCGAGGGCCCCCTCCAGGTCAGGTCGCCCGGGAGCCTTCCCGGTCGGCGGCCGGAGGGCTGGCCGGGAGAGGTCGTGCAGACGACCCGTGTAGGGATCACGAAGGCGGCGGACCTCCCCCTCCGGTTCTACCTCAGAGGGAGCCGCTACGTCTCGCGGCGCTGA
- a CDS encoding DUF7282 domain-containing protein: MSKLKWIVAVVLIISLAGVAWGQVMPTGNEIPAGENVTPATEGNVTPGMEENVTPGMEENVTPSINVTSNQTVEGNETIANVTIDEVVSDGPGWIVIHNSLFGTLGGVIGFSPVESGTNSNVTVTIDTLAATDQLIAELHKDLGQEGVFEYPAIDLPQMVDGEPVSANFTITADNFTVKNLTELAGNMTGNVTGNVTPVVGNMTPVVGNMTPTAGNVTPAAANQTAM; this comes from the coding sequence ATGAGCAAATTGAAGTGGATAGTTGCAGTGGTCCTGATCATCTCCCTGGCCGGCGTGGCCTGGGGTCAGGTGATGCCCACGGGGAACGAGATCCCGGCGGGAGAGAACGTCACCCCTGCAACGGAGGGGAACGTCACTCCTGGAATGGAGGAGAATGTTACCCCGGGAATGGAGGAGAACGTCACCCCTTCGATCAACGTAACGAGCAACCAGACTGTCGAGGGCAACGAGACCATCGCGAACGTCACCATCGATGAGGTCGTGAGCGACGGTCCGGGCTGGATTGTCATTCACAACAGTCTCTTCGGCACCCTCGGCGGGGTGATAGGATTCTCACCGGTCGAGTCCGGCACGAACAGTAACGTCACGGTCACGATAGACACCCTCGCCGCCACCGACCAGCTCATCGCCGAGCTGCACAAGGACCTCGGCCAGGAGGGCGTCTTTGAGTATCCGGCGATCGACCTCCCGCAGATGGTCGACGGTGAACCGGTGTCGGCGAACTTCACCATCACAGCCGATAACTTCACGGTGAAGAACCTGACCGAACTTGCGGGCAACATGACCGGCAATGTAACCGGGAACGTGACTCCCGTTGTCGGGAACATGACTCCCGTTGTCGGGAACATGACTCCCACTGCCGGGAACGTGACTCCCGCGGCCGCGAACCAGACCGCGATGTAG
- a CDS encoding right-handed parallel beta-helix repeat-containing protein yields the protein MLIAPAAADTLPDRVYVNASYNEETPDYGYLNFSAIQEAVDKVADGGEVWVYNGTYNEPVVIDRSMTVTTVSHLVCPGLDGVTIDAMGEPVGIEINADDVSIYGFEVVNASAVGINAHNAKAVTIEYNSVAVLNDTYELTCGIYIEGGEGVCIGNNEVLVIGSSGQGGIMVEGVTEACIHDNHVVAVSRHTTGEVVGLEANEVITAFVPDEELLFTAVENNPVLEPNGILIVDSTSVLVESNRVVSVGACIPDEQDPHYAAVDAWGIRSGNSENLKVLENDVTVVGVAADAARTVGILGTGNLALIQGNTIEIYTESMVVQPVGIVLDRAYKGRVLDNEIEMEAECLGTAGEEWTESAGIVAVESYKAQVLGNDIHYTLLAAGPGNLAMAEIEGIDIVRCDEPRVSENIVIVMSEIAKLPTGDEEPVEGEASATLAFSSVTGIDVEMSDEPEILDNVVHAFGATIAYGGATADEPLAAALSQLDLTGIWVWGDCDELVASPVVHDNVVVVLAQDVAIAGVNPYYEEVEAAIADNSDLAARYAAMMQDREEGSSAAACLSSYLTDAEGLPVVAEGVLDFRPSIVEVSLVQARVATAGIVLEDVVDPTVCHNYVPVYQNIIVYAVGESQPGNVGLFASTLPVGLIEQIVTGEQMQQATLLSLIDENDSEWQNLPEADRTAIIGAVLSGDEDVLAAYAENESLFAADSDVADALLEYRALLLDGNTFEFLNATRLAATVPYSTSYGLLFYDAEGDLEIHGNEFKIETTALSIAVAESDSEVPDAAAGSAGLVAAFGIAGYGDSIDIEENCIHVTTQGTFLNYAVGGDNETADAAAGSAHLLLAVGVLANADNEAILNNDVTVTQGSSSIAEAVNRVKDQAALSVAATAGVGVGIILDADEVFDPETYEPAPPEPSEWFADAIEGNTVIVTNDIDVISIAEVLLAGPLDGSSSALAGAVGAAASFGIVAPEAVIADNVVTATASQSSIATAAVREAPFLAVQAAEINLPGAGAANLGVAVSGGILTLRSYVVDNDVFTTANSEGVVEAVTEELLEDAVAFAGIGVVNVGIVSLSPSFIDGNTVDGEVFGLMLGTVGGDRVDTGILVLALDLGILSRGSDATFNNIYNGYVGLPYYYEGEEYEPYAFYNWWGDASGPSGFGPGTGSPVLGTNYEPWLTRPADVVLETKKSYFGLEIGSPNIGGDGYRDGLEPGWNTLSFPLALENNTWQAVTHAGNGLDYAIAYSWDAISQRWVQVTDNTRINPLDAVYIKMNDYDRLPVAISPEITNPPVKTLRAGWNLVGPAYDLKNGQTGGTYLWWGEPYGTSVKKALTSVEKTPGGLTGYTVVVSPPINSEAWVYTPGDATEPDMDATRGYWVYMKNPDILAGFSSTPLPMPVWAWDL from the coding sequence ATGCTGATAGCACCGGCAGCTGCAGATACCCTGCCCGACAGGGTCTACGTGAACGCATCGTATAACGAAGAGACGCCCGACTACGGGTACCTGAACTTCTCGGCCATCCAGGAAGCCGTCGACAAAGTCGCGGACGGCGGCGAGGTGTGGGTCTACAACGGGACGTACAATGAGCCGGTCGTGATCGACAGAAGCATGACCGTCACGACCGTCTCGCACCTGGTATGCCCCGGCCTAGACGGAGTGACCATCGACGCCATGGGTGAGCCGGTAGGCATCGAGATCAACGCAGACGATGTCTCGATTTACGGGTTTGAGGTCGTGAACGCCTCCGCCGTCGGGATCAACGCCCACAACGCCAAGGCGGTCACCATCGAGTACAACTCGGTCGCGGTCCTCAACGACACCTACGAACTCACCTGCGGCATCTACATCGAGGGTGGCGAGGGAGTCTGCATCGGCAACAACGAGGTGCTTGTCATAGGGAGCAGCGGACAGGGCGGCATCATGGTCGAAGGCGTCACCGAAGCCTGTATCCACGACAACCACGTCGTAGCGGTCTCGCGGCACACGACCGGCGAGGTCGTCGGGCTTGAGGCCAACGAGGTCATCACCGCCTTCGTGCCGGATGAGGAACTCCTCTTCACCGCAGTGGAGAATAACCCGGTGCTGGAACCCAACGGAATCCTGATCGTAGATAGCACCTCCGTCCTCGTCGAGAGCAACCGGGTTGTCTCCGTGGGTGCCTGCATCCCGGACGAGCAGGACCCGCACTACGCGGCCGTGGACGCCTGGGGTATCAGGTCCGGCAACTCGGAGAACCTGAAGGTCCTGGAGAACGACGTCACGGTCGTCGGTGTTGCAGCCGACGCCGCCCGGACGGTCGGCATCCTGGGAACCGGGAACCTCGCGCTCATCCAGGGCAACACGATCGAGATCTACACCGAGTCCATGGTCGTCCAGCCGGTAGGTATCGTGCTCGACCGGGCATATAAGGGACGGGTCCTCGATAACGAGATCGAGATGGAGGCCGAGTGCCTCGGCACGGCCGGAGAAGAGTGGACGGAGTCCGCCGGTATCGTTGCCGTCGAATCTTACAAGGCCCAGGTCCTCGGAAACGACATCCACTACACGCTCCTCGCCGCCGGACCGGGCAACCTTGCCATGGCGGAGATCGAAGGCATCGACATCGTCAGGTGCGACGAGCCCCGGGTGAGCGAGAACATCGTCATCGTTATGTCCGAGATCGCCAAATTACCGACCGGCGACGAGGAACCCGTGGAGGGTGAAGCGTCCGCCACCCTGGCGTTCAGCAGCGTTACGGGTATCGACGTCGAGATGAGCGACGAGCCCGAGATCCTCGATAACGTCGTGCACGCCTTCGGCGCCACCATAGCCTATGGTGGGGCAACTGCAGACGAACCCCTCGCGGCTGCCTTGAGCCAGCTCGACCTGACAGGCATCTGGGTCTGGGGCGACTGTGACGAACTCGTCGCGAGCCCCGTAGTCCACGACAACGTGGTCGTGGTCCTGGCGCAGGACGTAGCGATCGCCGGCGTGAACCCCTACTATGAGGAGGTAGAGGCCGCTATCGCCGACAACAGCGATCTTGCGGCCCGCTATGCCGCCATGATGCAGGACAGGGAGGAAGGATCTTCCGCCGCGGCATGCCTCTCGTCATACCTCACCGACGCTGAAGGTCTCCCCGTCGTCGCAGAGGGCGTCCTTGATTTCAGACCGAGCATCGTAGAGGTTTCCCTCGTCCAGGCCCGTGTCGCAACGGCCGGCATCGTCCTCGAAGACGTCGTGGACCCGACGGTCTGCCACAACTACGTGCCGGTGTACCAGAACATCATCGTCTATGCAGTCGGGGAGTCGCAGCCCGGGAATGTCGGGCTCTTCGCGAGCACCCTGCCGGTAGGGCTTATCGAGCAGATCGTCACGGGAGAGCAGATGCAGCAGGCTACCCTGCTCAGCCTCATCGACGAGAACGACAGCGAGTGGCAGAACCTTCCCGAAGCGGACAGAACGGCAATCATCGGCGCCGTCCTCTCCGGCGATGAGGACGTCCTTGCCGCCTACGCAGAGAACGAGAGCCTCTTTGCCGCCGACTCCGACGTGGCGGACGCACTCCTCGAATACCGGGCGCTCCTTCTGGACGGGAACACGTTCGAGTTCCTGAACGCGACCAGGCTTGCAGCCACGGTCCCGTACTCGACGAGTTACGGTCTCCTCTTCTACGACGCCGAAGGTGACCTGGAGATCCACGGAAACGAGTTCAAGATCGAGACCACAGCCCTCAGCATTGCAGTCGCCGAGAGCGACTCCGAGGTGCCCGATGCCGCGGCAGGGTCCGCCGGCCTTGTTGCGGCCTTCGGTATCGCCGGATATGGCGACAGCATCGATATTGAGGAGAACTGCATCCACGTAACCACCCAGGGTACATTCCTGAACTACGCCGTTGGAGGCGACAACGAGACCGCCGACGCGGCGGCAGGGTCCGCACACCTCCTCCTCGCGGTGGGAGTCCTTGCAAACGCAGACAACGAAGCGATCCTGAACAACGACGTCACCGTCACGCAGGGCAGCTCGAGCATCGCCGAGGCCGTCAACCGGGTAAAGGATCAGGCGGCCCTGAGCGTTGCCGCTACGGCGGGCGTGGGCGTCGGTATCATCCTCGATGCGGATGAAGTCTTTGATCCCGAGACCTACGAGCCCGCTCCCCCCGAGCCGAGCGAGTGGTTCGCGGACGCTATCGAGGGCAACACCGTCATTGTCACGAACGATATCGATGTCATCTCGATCGCCGAGGTGCTGCTCGCCGGACCCCTCGACGGGTCGTCCAGCGCGCTCGCCGGCGCGGTAGGAGCCGCAGCGAGTTTCGGTATCGTCGCACCCGAGGCGGTCATAGCGGATAACGTCGTCACGGCAACCGCGAGCCAGAGCAGCATCGCAACAGCGGCCGTCAGAGAAGCACCTTTCCTCGCCGTGCAGGCAGCGGAGATCAACCTCCCCGGCGCCGGGGCCGCGAACCTGGGAGTCGCCGTCTCCGGGGGTATTCTGACCCTGCGCTCGTACGTCGTGGACAACGACGTCTTTACCACAGCGAACTCCGAGGGAGTCGTTGAGGCGGTGACGGAGGAACTCCTCGAGGACGCCGTCGCCTTCGCCGGTATCGGGGTGGTCAACGTCGGTATCGTGAGCCTGAGCCCCTCCTTCATCGACGGGAATACCGTGGACGGAGAGGTATTCGGACTCATGCTCGGCACGGTCGGGGGCGACCGGGTGGACACAGGGATCCTTGTCCTGGCCCTGGACCTCGGCATCCTCTCGCGGGGAAGCGACGCGACGTTCAACAACATCTACAACGGCTACGTCGGGCTCCCCTACTACTACGAAGGCGAGGAGTACGAGCCCTACGCCTTCTACAACTGGTGGGGCGACGCGAGCGGCCCGTCGGGCTTCGGCCCCGGCACGGGAAGCCCGGTCCTCGGCACCAACTACGAGCCCTGGCTGACGAGACCGGCGGACGTCGTTCTCGAGACCAAAAAATCCTACTTCGGCCTTGAGATCGGGTCGCCCAACATCGGCGGCGACGGCTACCGCGACGGCCTCGAACCGGGCTGGAACACCCTCTCGTTCCCGCTCGCGCTCGAGAACAACACCTGGCAGGCGGTCACCCACGCCGGCAACGGCCTCGACTACGCGATAGCCTACTCCTGGGACGCTATCAGCCAGCGGTGGGTCCAGGTGACCGATAACACCCGGATCAACCCGCTCGATGCGGTCTACATCAAGATGAACGACTACGACCGCCTCCCTGTCGCGATCAGCCCGGAGATCACGAACCCGCCGGTGAAGACGCTCCGGGCCGGGTGGAACCTGGTCGGCCCGGCGTACGACCTGAAAAACGGTCAGACGGGCGGGACCTACCTCTGGTGGGGAGAGCCCTACGGGACCTCGGTCAAGAAGGCGCTCACCTCCGTCGAGAAGACGCCGGGAGGCCTGACCGGCTACACCGTCGTCGTTTCCCCGCCGATCAACTCCGAAGCCTGGGTCTACACGCCGGGTGACGCGACGGAGCCTGATATGGACGCGACCCGCGGCTACTGGGTCTACATGAAGAACCCCGACATCCTTGCCGGGTTCTCCTCGACCCCCCTCCCCATGCCCGTATGGGCCTGGGACCTCTGA